One segment of Equus asinus isolate D_3611 breed Donkey chromosome 18, EquAss-T2T_v2, whole genome shotgun sequence DNA contains the following:
- the PDE9A gene encoding high affinity cGMP-specific 3',5'-cyclic phosphodiesterase 9A isoform X4, translating to MREELAARSNRTSCPCKYSFLDNSKKLTPRRDVPTYPKYLLSPETVEALRKPTFDVWLWEPNEMLSCLEHMYHDLGLVRDFSINPVTLRRWLLCVHDNYRNNPFHNFRHCFCVAQMMYSMIWLCSLQEKFSQMDILILMTAAICHDLDHPGYNNTYQINARTELAVRYNDISPLENHHCAVAFQILAQPACNIFSNVQPDGFKQIRQGMITLILATDMARHAEIMDSFKEKMENFDYSNEEHMTLLKMVLIKCCDISNEVRPMEVAEPWAECLLEEYFMQSDREKSEGLPVAPFMDRDKVTKATAQIGFIKFVLIPMFETVTKLFPVVEELMLQPLWESRDRYEELKQIDDAMEEKKTGSLTSGGTEKSREKSRDATKSEDRA from the exons ATGAGGGAGGAGCTGGCAGCCAGAAGCAACAG GACCAGCTGTCCCTGTAAGTATAGCTTTTTGGACAACAGCAAGAAGTTGACACCTCGACGCGATGTCCCCACTTATCCCAAG TACCTGCTCTCTCCAGAGACGGTAGAAGCGCTCCGGAAGCCCACCTTTGACGTCTGGCTTTGGGAGCCCAATGAG ATGCTGAGCTGCTTGGAGCACATGTACCATGACCTCGGCCTAGTCAGAGATTTCAGCATCAACCCCGTCACGCTCAGGAGGTGGCTG CTCTGCGTGCACGACAACTACAGGAACAACCCCTTCCACAACTTCCGGCATTGCTTCTGCGTGGCCCAGATGATGTACAGCATGATCTGGCTCTGCAGTCTCCAG GAGAAGTTTTCCCAAATGGATATCTTGATCCTAATGACAGCAGCCATCTGCCACGACTTGGACCATCCGGGGTACAACAACAC CTACCAGATCAACGCCCGCACAGAGTTGGCCGTGCGCTACAATGACATCTCGCCCCTGGAGAACCACCACTGTGCCGTGGCCTTCCAGATCCTGGCCCAGCCCGCGTGCAACATCTTCTCCAACGTGCAGCCGGACGGGTTCAAGCAGATCAGACAG GGAATGATCACATTGATCTTGGCCACCGACATGGCAAGGCACGCAGAAATCATGgattctttcaaagaaaaaatggagaattttgACTACAGCAACGAGGAACACATGACTCTT CTGAAGATGGTTTTGATCAAATGCTGTGACATCTCTAACGAGGTGCGTCCGATGGAAGTCGCGGAACCCTGGGCGGAATGCTTGCTGGAGGAATATTTTATGCAG AGTGACCGCGAGAAGTCGGAAGGCCTCCCCGTGGCCCCTTTCATGGACCGGGACAAAGTGACCAAGGCCACCGCCCAAATTGGGTTCATCAAGTTTGTCCTGATCCCGATGTTTGAAACGGTGACCAAG CTCTTCCCCGTGGTCGAGGAACTCATGCTGCAGCCCCTTTGGGAGTCCAGGGATCGCTACGAGGAGCTGAAGCAAATAGACGACGCCATGGAAGAG AAGAAGACGGGGAGCCTGACATCTGGGGGCACCGAGAAGtcgagagagaaaagcagagatgcGACAAAGAGTGAAG ACCGTGCCTGA
- the PDE9A gene encoding high affinity cGMP-specific 3',5'-cyclic phosphodiesterase 9A isoform X3 encodes MREELAARSNRTSCPCKYSFLDNSKKLTPRRDVPTYPKYLLSPETVEALRKPTFDVWLWEPNEMLSCLEHMYHDLGLVRDFSINPVTLRRWLLCVHDNYRNNPFHNFRHCFCVAQMMYSMIWLCSLQEKFSQMDILILMTAAICHDLDHPGYNNTYQINARTELAVRYNDISPLENHHCAVAFQILAQPACNIFSNVQPDGFKQIRQGMITLILATDMARHAEIMDSFKEKMENFDYSNEEHMTLLKMVLIKCCDISNEVRPMEVAEPWAECLLEEYFMQSDREKSEGLPVAPFMDRDKVTKATAQIGFIKFVLIPMFETVTKLFPVVEELMLQPLWESRDRYEELKQIDDAMEEKKTGSLTSGGTEKSREKSRDATKSEADRA; translated from the exons ATGAGGGAGGAGCTGGCAGCCAGAAGCAACAG GACCAGCTGTCCCTGTAAGTATAGCTTTTTGGACAACAGCAAGAAGTTGACACCTCGACGCGATGTCCCCACTTATCCCAAG TACCTGCTCTCTCCAGAGACGGTAGAAGCGCTCCGGAAGCCCACCTTTGACGTCTGGCTTTGGGAGCCCAATGAG ATGCTGAGCTGCTTGGAGCACATGTACCATGACCTCGGCCTAGTCAGAGATTTCAGCATCAACCCCGTCACGCTCAGGAGGTGGCTG CTCTGCGTGCACGACAACTACAGGAACAACCCCTTCCACAACTTCCGGCATTGCTTCTGCGTGGCCCAGATGATGTACAGCATGATCTGGCTCTGCAGTCTCCAG GAGAAGTTTTCCCAAATGGATATCTTGATCCTAATGACAGCAGCCATCTGCCACGACTTGGACCATCCGGGGTACAACAACAC CTACCAGATCAACGCCCGCACAGAGTTGGCCGTGCGCTACAATGACATCTCGCCCCTGGAGAACCACCACTGTGCCGTGGCCTTCCAGATCCTGGCCCAGCCCGCGTGCAACATCTTCTCCAACGTGCAGCCGGACGGGTTCAAGCAGATCAGACAG GGAATGATCACATTGATCTTGGCCACCGACATGGCAAGGCACGCAGAAATCATGgattctttcaaagaaaaaatggagaattttgACTACAGCAACGAGGAACACATGACTCTT CTGAAGATGGTTTTGATCAAATGCTGTGACATCTCTAACGAGGTGCGTCCGATGGAAGTCGCGGAACCCTGGGCGGAATGCTTGCTGGAGGAATATTTTATGCAG AGTGACCGCGAGAAGTCGGAAGGCCTCCCCGTGGCCCCTTTCATGGACCGGGACAAAGTGACCAAGGCCACCGCCCAAATTGGGTTCATCAAGTTTGTCCTGATCCCGATGTTTGAAACGGTGACCAAG CTCTTCCCCGTGGTCGAGGAACTCATGCTGCAGCCCCTTTGGGAGTCCAGGGATCGCTACGAGGAGCTGAAGCAAATAGACGACGCCATGGAAGAG AAGAAGACGGGGAGCCTGACATCTGGGGGCACCGAGAAGtcgagagagaaaagcagagatgcGACAAAGAGTGAAG CAGACCGTGCCTGA